A portion of the Parambassis ranga chromosome 22, fParRan2.1, whole genome shotgun sequence genome contains these proteins:
- the gskip gene encoding GSK3-beta interaction protein, which produces MEVDCQPEESIVSSFDEDCIELGDVKDMRLEAEAVVNDVLFAVAEMHVSQSLNSASDVAYINVETREGNRYCLELTEAGLRVVGYAFDQVNEDLTNQYHETVYSLLDTLSPGYREAFGNALLQRLERLKQNGQ; this is translated from the exons ATGGAGGTAGACTGCCAGCCTGAGGAGTCTATTGTCTCTTCTTTTGATGAAGACTGCATTGAGCTTGGAGACGTCAAGGACATGAGATTGGAGGCGGAAGCAGTGGTCAATGATGTCCTCTTTGCTGTGGCTGAAATGCACGTGTCACAGAGTCTCAACAGTGCGTCGGATGTGGCCTACATAAATGTGGAAACGCGAGAAGGAAATCGTTACTGTCTGGAGCTCACAGAGGCCGGGCTGAGG GTGGTGGGCTATGCTTTTGATCAGGTCAACGAGGATTTGACCAACCAGTATCATGAGACTGTTTACTCACTCCTGGACACGCTCAGTCCGGGTTACAGAGAGGCCTTTGGGAATGCTCTGCTGCAGCGGCTGGAGAGGCTGAAGCAGAATGGACAGTAA
- the LOC114427175 gene encoding NPC intracellular cholesterol transporter 2-like isoform X1, whose translation MGSWPVVMILLCLMGLTCAEPINFNDCGSLSGKVTMVDIYPCAKQPCQLRRGDSYSVNVTFNSGVESQISTAVVHGIVIGIPIPFAIPVRDGCKSGIQCPIQKQQTYHYQTTLPVKKMYPAIKLVVEWELTDNNGQDFFCIKFPVQIV comes from the exons ATGGGTTCTTGGCCCGTTGTCATGATTTTGCTCTGCTTGATGGGACTCACCTGTGCAGAACCAATCAACTTCAATGATTGCG GTTCCCTCTCTGGCAAAGTGACCATGGTGGACATTTACCCTTGTGCCAAGCAGCCGTGCCAGCTGCGCAGAGGGGACTCCTACAGTGTTAATGTGACGTTCAACAGTG GTGTGGAGAGCCAGATAAGCACAGCCGTGGTTCATGGAATAGTTATTGGCATCCCCATCCCCTTTGCCATCCCTGTTAGAGATGGCTGCAAGTCTGGAATTCAGTGCCccatccagaagcagcagacgTATCACTATCAGACTACACTGCCTGTGAAGAAGATGTATCCCGCT ATAAAGCTGGTGGTGGAGTGGGAACTGACAGACAACAACGGGCAAGACTTCTTTTGCATCAAGTTCCCTGTTCAGATTGTGTAA
- the LOC114427175 gene encoding NPC intracellular cholesterol transporter 2-like isoform X2, whose product MGSWPVVMILLCLMGLTCAEPINFNDCGSLSGKVTMVDIYPCAKQPCQLRRGDSYSVNVTFNSGVESQISTAVVHGIVIGIPIPFAIPVRDGCKSGIQCPIQKQQTYHYQTTLPVKKMYPANNLFCFSR is encoded by the exons ATGGGTTCTTGGCCCGTTGTCATGATTTTGCTCTGCTTGATGGGACTCACCTGTGCAGAACCAATCAACTTCAATGATTGCG GTTCCCTCTCTGGCAAAGTGACCATGGTGGACATTTACCCTTGTGCCAAGCAGCCGTGCCAGCTGCGCAGAGGGGACTCCTACAGTGTTAATGTGACGTTCAACAGTG GTGTGGAGAGCCAGATAAGCACAGCCGTGGTTCATGGAATAGTTATTGGCATCCCCATCCCCTTTGCCATCCCTGTTAGAGATGGCTGCAAGTCTGGAATTCAGTGCCccatccagaagcagcagacgTATCACTATCAGACTACACTGCCTGTGAAGAAGATGTATCCCGCT AACAatctcttctgtttttctagATAA